The following proteins come from a genomic window of Aquimarina sp. MAR_2010_214:
- a CDS encoding cobyric acid synthase — MTKLRPIMFVGTGSDVGKSILVTGICRLLKQKGYAPAPFKAQNMSLNSFVTPDGLEIGRAQAVQAEACKIDCTTDMNPILLKPSGANKSQIVLHGKPIGDQTSKEYFLGNNKQQLFEEAKTAFLRLQEKYNPIILEGAGSISELNLKHRDIVNMRMAQAADADVYLIADIDKGGVFASVYGSIALLEPWEKKLVKGVIINKFRGDISLFEDGKKTLEKLTGIPVLGVVPYASDIYIEEEDSVALQKKEKTIVNGLVNIVVVLLPYISNYTDFNVLEKDARTHLFYSNDPKNISEADIIILPGSKNTIQDLIFLREKGIAKVILEAHKSQKTIIGICGGYQMLGKMIEDPLGVESDIKTLPGLGILPITTQLTSEKITTQCSFTFKKYPETISGYEIHMGETTVEDHQPLNYIDGQPEGYIQGNCWGTYIHGILDHLVVIEDLLQNFTNTKTSFDYKAYKEENYDKLAALLEKSIDLDAIISEMHTIL, encoded by the coding sequence ATGACAAAATTACGGCCTATTATGTTTGTAGGAACAGGATCAGATGTTGGGAAGAGCATTCTTGTTACTGGTATTTGTAGACTCCTGAAACAAAAAGGATATGCTCCCGCTCCATTTAAGGCGCAAAACATGTCACTTAATAGTTTTGTAACCCCTGATGGATTAGAAATAGGGAGAGCGCAAGCTGTACAGGCCGAAGCATGCAAAATTGATTGCACTACAGACATGAATCCCATCTTATTAAAACCTTCTGGGGCAAATAAGTCTCAAATCGTTTTGCATGGCAAACCTATTGGTGATCAAACTAGTAAAGAGTACTTCTTAGGAAATAATAAACAACAACTTTTTGAAGAAGCCAAAACCGCATTTCTTCGACTTCAGGAAAAATATAATCCTATTATTTTAGAAGGAGCAGGAAGCATTAGCGAACTTAATCTAAAGCATCGCGATATTGTAAATATGCGAATGGCACAAGCGGCCGACGCAGATGTATACCTTATTGCAGATATTGATAAAGGAGGCGTTTTTGCAAGTGTATATGGCTCGATAGCCCTGCTCGAACCCTGGGAAAAGAAACTGGTAAAAGGAGTAATTATCAACAAATTTAGAGGAGATATTTCTTTATTTGAAGATGGAAAAAAGACATTAGAAAAACTAACTGGAATTCCTGTTTTAGGAGTTGTACCCTATGCCAGTGACATTTATATTGAAGAAGAAGACTCTGTAGCCTTACAGAAAAAGGAAAAAACCATAGTAAATGGGTTAGTGAATATCGTAGTGGTCTTATTACCCTATATTTCTAATTATACCGATTTTAATGTACTGGAAAAGGATGCAAGAACACATCTCTTTTATTCTAATGATCCCAAAAACATATCTGAAGCTGATATTATTATACTTCCCGGTAGTAAAAACACCATTCAGGATCTTATATTTCTTAGAGAAAAAGGCATTGCTAAGGTAATATTAGAGGCTCACAAATCACAAAAAACCATTATTGGTATTTGTGGCGGATATCAGATGCTAGGAAAAATGATAGAAGACCCTCTGGGAGTCGAAAGTGATATTAAAACGCTTCCTGGATTAGGTATTTTACCAATAACCACGCAGCTGACTTCAGAGAAGATTACTACGCAATGTAGCTTTACTTTTAAAAAATATCCAGAAACCATTTCGGGATATGAAATCCATATGGGAGAAACTACTGTTGAAGATCATCAACCCTTAAATTATATCGATGGCCAACCAGAAGGGTATATCCAGGGGAATTGTTGGGGAACCTATATTCATGGAATTTTGGATCACTTGGTTGTCATTGAAGACCTGTTACAAAATTTCACCAATACCAAAACATCTTTTGATTATAAAGCCTATAAAGAAGAGAATTATGATAAGTTAGCTGCTTTATTAGAAAAAAGCATTGATCTAGACGCTATTATTTCTGAAATGCATACCATATTATGA
- a CDS encoding PspA/IM30 family protein: MENSIKPKSFWKKPEGKTGMLFMGLLGAGGLYGLYKVLPFLITIVENTLYLGILLAVLGALIYIVLDPKMRNLIFYMYKSFMRWLTGIFIQIDPIGILKSYIDDLKDNLKKMNKQIAVLKGQMKRLQQIMYDNKKSINNNLKLASAAKEKDKKGIMILKSRKAGRLKESNMKLDELYKKMEILYRVLVKMYENSEILLEDIEDQVMVKEQERKAVRAGHSAMKSAMNIIAGNNDKKEMFDRALEAIADDVSMKIGEMERFMEMSTNFMDSIDLQNGIFEEEGLELLEKWENEGVSLILGNQKDLLVHDQHSVDLDAPIVKQKHQNNQYSDLFNFED, encoded by the coding sequence ATGGAGAACTCAATAAAACCAAAATCATTTTGGAAAAAACCCGAAGGTAAAACAGGAATGCTGTTTATGGGACTTTTAGGAGCAGGAGGATTATATGGGCTGTATAAAGTACTTCCCTTTTTAATTACCATTGTAGAAAACACATTATACTTAGGTATTTTATTGGCTGTTCTTGGAGCGTTGATTTACATTGTGCTTGATCCAAAAATGAGAAACCTCATTTTTTATATGTATAAATCTTTTATGAGATGGCTAACTGGGATTTTTATTCAAATAGACCCTATTGGTATTCTAAAAAGTTATATAGATGATCTTAAGGATAATCTTAAGAAAATGAATAAACAGATTGCTGTGCTGAAAGGACAAATGAAACGTTTACAGCAAATCATGTATGATAATAAAAAGAGTATCAATAATAACTTGAAGTTAGCGAGTGCAGCCAAAGAAAAGGATAAAAAAGGGATTATGATCCTTAAATCCAGAAAGGCAGGAAGATTGAAAGAATCGAATATGAAGCTTGACGAACTCTATAAAAAAATGGAAATTTTATATAGAGTATTAGTGAAAATGTACGAAAACTCTGAGATTTTATTAGAAGATATTGAGGATCAGGTAATGGTAAAAGAGCAAGAAAGAAAAGCGGTAAGAGCTGGGCATTCTGCTATGAAATCGGCAATGAATATCATAGCAGGTAATAATGATAAAAAAGAAATGTTTGATCGTGCACTCGAAGCAATTGCAGATGATGTAAGTATGAAAATAGGAGAGATGGAACGTTTCATGGAGATGTCTACCAATTTTATGGATTCTATTGATCTTCAAAATGGAATATTTGAAGAAGAAGGACTTGAATTACTCGAAAAATGGGAAAATGAAGGAGTTTCTCTTATTTTAGGTAATCAAAAAGACCTATTGGTACATGATCAACATAGTGTAGATCTTGATGCTCCTATTGTAAAACAAAAACACCAAAATAATCAATACTCAGACTTATTTAATTTTGAGGATTAA